The Chryseobacterium nakagawai genome has a segment encoding these proteins:
- a CDS encoding ABC transporter permease, which produces MKNIFLITKREFLTQVKKKSFIILTLLAPVMIIAFGAVIGLMFKANESHSIIEVVDKSGLFTNQLKSNDKLNYVFVSAADEKSKINNLKGNESLDGILILPELKGQNYEELESGARLVINSKMGFDTKQKIVSDISNVVKKEKIKQLGIQETQLNDLDKSFSLKTINVADNNKEDSDLTFGVKSGLSMVLMYVTFMFIIIYGVRVMRSVLEEKNNRVVEIIISSVKPFELMMGKILGVTLVALTQFLIWITMSVIGALVLNTGFSPLQQTVPGTNEQIASKLDMTQLATQISHSLLELNFPLIIFVFIVFFLLGYIFYSSIYAAIGSAVDNETETQQFTLFAILPLTLGMYGSFSLMNNPDGPMGFWLSIIPFTSPVAMIARIPFGVPAWQIALSIVLLLATTVFMIFLAGKIYRVGILMYGNKATLKELWKWIRG; this is translated from the coding sequence ATGAAAAATATTTTTTTAATTACAAAGAGAGAGTTTCTTACACAGGTTAAGAAAAAATCCTTTATCATATTGACTTTATTGGCACCTGTTATGATTATTGCCTTCGGTGCCGTAATCGGATTAATGTTTAAAGCCAATGAATCGCACAGTATTATTGAGGTTGTTGACAAAAGTGGTTTATTTACGAATCAGCTGAAGTCTAATGATAAACTGAACTACGTATTTGTTTCTGCAGCAGATGAAAAATCCAAGATTAACAATTTAAAAGGAAATGAATCTCTGGATGGGATCTTAATTTTACCTGAATTAAAAGGACAAAATTACGAAGAGCTAGAATCGGGAGCAAGATTGGTTATCAACAGTAAAATGGGCTTTGATACCAAGCAGAAGATCGTTTCTGATATAAGCAATGTTGTTAAAAAGGAAAAAATCAAACAATTAGGGATTCAGGAAACCCAGCTGAACGATCTTGATAAGAGTTTCAGTCTGAAAACAATTAATGTTGCAGATAATAATAAAGAAGATTCTGACCTTACTTTTGGTGTTAAATCCGGACTTAGTATGGTCTTAATGTATGTTACTTTTATGTTCATTATTATCTATGGAGTAAGAGTAATGCGAAGCGTGTTGGAAGAAAAGAACAACCGTGTTGTAGAGATCATTATTTCTTCCGTAAAACCTTTTGAATTGATGATGGGTAAAATCCTTGGAGTAACATTGGTTGCTCTTACCCAGTTTTTGATCTGGATTACCATGTCAGTAATTGGAGCTTTGGTTTTAAATACTGGATTTTCACCTCTTCAACAGACCGTTCCCGGTACCAATGAGCAAATTGCTAGTAAACTGGATATGACTCAGCTTGCCACCCAGATTTCTCATAGTCTGCTGGAGCTGAATTTCCCATTGATCATCTTTGTGTTCATTGTTTTCTTCCTTTTAGGATATATTTTCTACAGTTCTATTTATGCAGCTATTGGTTCTGCTGTGGATAATGAAACAGAGACCCAGCAATTCACTTTATTTGCAATCTTACCATTAACGTTGGGAATGTATGGAAGTTTCTCATTAATGAACAATCCTGACGGCCCAATGGGTTTCTGGTTATCTATTATTCCTTTTACTTCACCAGTTGCCATGATTGCAAGAATACCGTTCGGAGTTCCGGCATGGCAGATTGCCTTATCTATTGTGCTGCTATTGGCTACCACTGTCTTTATGATATTCCTTGCCGGAAAAATCTATCGTGTAGGAATTTTGATGTACGGAAATAAGGCTACTTTAAAAGAGCTTTGGAAATGGATTAGGGGCTAA
- a CDS encoding porin family protein — protein sequence MKKLLLASALTLSALSFAQVQWKNTRFGVTAGLNYSRVSNAHNPSGPRYTFQGGALALIPVGKTNQFYIQPEVLYYGAGETGKDSDAKNASGYNAVYANNYLSVPLYFKGYFSESASEFFGLLGPRFNFLINQNVKDAPATRPYYYPDGSDPSQPPGVNGKANSFNWGIGFGVGYSYKRQLEVAVKYDLGLSDTYPNLVKEKGGSDKKKSEQVIALTLSYIFK from the coding sequence ATGAAAAAACTTTTATTAGCCTCAGCTTTAACCCTTTCTGCTTTATCCTTTGCACAAGTGCAATGGAAAAATACAAGATTCGGGGTTACGGCGGGATTAAACTATTCAAGAGTTTCCAATGCCCATAATCCTTCAGGCCCAAGATATACCTTTCAAGGTGGAGCTTTGGCTTTAATTCCCGTAGGAAAGACAAACCAGTTTTATATCCAACCTGAAGTTCTATACTATGGGGCAGGAGAAACTGGGAAAGATAGTGACGCTAAGAATGCGAGTGGTTATAACGCAGTATATGCTAATAACTATTTGAGTGTACCTCTTTATTTCAAAGGGTACTTTTCAGAATCAGCATCTGAGTTCTTTGGATTATTAGGACCTAGATTTAACTTTTTGATCAACCAAAATGTTAAAGATGCTCCTGCAACCAGACCTTATTATTATCCGGATGGAAGTGATCCTTCACAACCTCCCGGTGTAAATGGAAAAGCCAATAGCTTTAACTGGGGGATAGGATTTGGTGTAGGATATAGCTATAAGAGACAACTTGAAGTAGCTGTAAAATATGACTTAGGTCTTTCAGATACTTACCCGAATCTTGTAAAAGAAAAAGGTGGATCTGATAAGAAAAAATCTGAACAGGTGATCGCTCTTACCTTAAGCTACATATTCAAATAA